GCAGAGGCGCGGGCACTTCGCTGGCTGGCGGCGCTTCGGCGACCGTAGCGGCGCCTGGCGCGTGAATCGTCTGCTCGGCCACAGGCTCTACCGGAGTCGGTTGCTGCTGGGTCGGGGCGAGGATTTTCCGCGCTTCCTGCTCCAGGGACAGAATGTGCTCGTTGTGCAGTTGCCGGCGGATTTCGTCGGCACCGATTTCACGTTCAACTTCCTGTTTTATCGCGTTGAAGCTGCGCTTGAGGCGCCCGACCCACAGGCCGGCGGTGCGCGCAGCGCCGGGCAGGCGCTCGGGGCCGAGCACCAGCAGGGCCACCAGGCCCACCAGCAGCAGTTCAGAGAAGCTGATACCAAACATTAGTCAGTGCTCACGAGTCTTTGCGGGTCGGCTCTTCGACTTTCTGCGCCTGCACATCGATGGTGTGCGGCTGGTTCAACGGCGCGCTCTGCTGCGGCTGAACCGGTGGCACAGGCTGCGCCGCTGGCGGGACCACGGGTTCGGCAGGCTTTTCGTCGTCATTCATGGCCTTGCGAAAGCCCTTGATCGATTCGCCGACGTCGGTGCCCAGGTTCTTGAGCTTCTTGGTGCCGAATACCAGTACCACGACCACCAGGATGACGATCCAGTGTTTCCAGTCAAAAATGCCCATGCTGCGTTTCCTCTTAGAAAGTTGTTCAGGCGGACGGACGCGAGGCTTTCTCGGTGTGTCCGGACAGACCGAAGCGGCGATCCAGCTCGTCGAGCACAGCCTGGGGGTGCTGCCCCAGCTGCGCCAGCATGACCAGGGTATGGAACCACAGGTCTGCGGTTTCATAGATCACATCGCTGCAGTCACCGCTGATGGCGGCGTCCTTGGCGGCGATGATGGTTTCGACCGACTCTTCGCCGACTTTTTCCAGAATCTTGTTCAGGCCCTTGTGATACAGGCTGGCCACATAGGAGCTGTCGGCTGCGGCGTCTTTACGCTCTTCCAGCACTTGGGCCAGACGGGTGAGGGTATCGCTCATGTCAGTGTCCTGCAGAATAAATCGCGTGCGGGTCCTTGAGGACCGGTTCGACGGTTTTCCACTCGCCGTCTTCGTAGACGCGGTAGAAACAGCTGTGGCGGCCGGTGTGACAGGCAATGTCGCCGATCTGCTCGACCATCAGGATGATCACGTCAGCGTCGCAGTCCAGGCGCATTTCATGAAGCTTCTGTACGTGCCCGGACTCTTCGCCCTTGCGCCATAGCTTGCCACGGGAACGTGACCAATAGATGGCGCGGTTCTCGGCGGCAGTCAGGCTCAGGGCCTCGCGGTTCATCCAGGCCATCATCAGCACGCGCCCGGTCTTGTGATCCTGGGCGATGGCCGGCACCAGGCCGTCCGCATCCCATTTGATCTGGTCCAGCCAATCTTTCATTTTCGACTCCGACAACCGGGCTCTACCCGCTGGTGACGCCTCGGCGATTTCGACAGTTTGCCAGCAGGTCGCGCCACTGGCTATCGGCGAACGATCAGATACAAACCGACCGCAATCATGATGCCAGCAGGCCAGTGCCCCAGCTCATGCAATGGACCGCCGGCGGCCAGGACCGCGCCACCGCCCAGGTGGGCAGTGCCCAGCAGGCGCAGGAACCAGTCGTCCTTGCGCTTGTGCCAGGGCGCCGGCGGATCGGCGGCATGGGGCTGGGACATGCGCTCCAGCAGGTCGCGGGTCATGTTGGCCAGGTGCGGCAACTGTTCGATCTGGCTGTGGATGTTGCCGAGCACGGCCTTGGGGCTGACCCGTTCGCGCATCCAGCGTTCGAGGAAGGGTTGCGCGGTGTTCCACAGGTCCAGGTCCGGGTACAGCTGGCGGCCCAGGCCCTCGATGTTGAGCAGGGTCTTCTGCAGCAGCACCAGTTGCGGCTGCACTTCCATGTTGAAGCGCCGAGCGGTCTGGAACAGGCGCATCAGCACCTGGCCGAAGGAAATGTCCTTCAGCGGTTTTTCGAAGATCGGCTCGCACACGGTGCGGATCGCCGCCTCGAATTCGTTGAGCTTGGTTTCCGCCGGGACCCAGCCGGAATCAATGTGCAACTGGGCCACGCGGCGGTAGTCGCGCTTGAAGAAGGCAAACAGGTTGCGGGCCAGGTAGTCCTGGTCTTCCGGGGTCAGGCTGCCGACGATGCCGCAGTCGATGGCGATGTACTGCGGGCTCCAGGGCTGCACGGTGCTGACGAAGATGTTGCCCGGGTGCATGTCGGCGTGGAAGAAGCTGTCGCGGAACACCTGGGTGAAGAAGATCTCCACGCCACGCTCGGCGAGCATCTTCATGTCGGTACGCTGGTCGGCCAGGGTGGCCAGGTCGGTGACCTGAATGCCGTAGATGCGCTCCATCACCAGCACTTTGGGCCGGCACCAGTCCCAGTAGACCTGGGGTACATAGAGCAGCGGCGAGCCTTCGAAGTTGCGCTTGAGCTGGCTGGCGTTGGCCGCCTCGCGCAGCAGGTCGAGCTCGTCGTAGATGGTTTTCTCGTAGTCGCTGACCACGTCCACCGGGTGCAGCAGGCGCGCGTCGGCTGAGAGCTTTTCCGCGGCCCGGGCGAGGATGAACAGCCACGCCAGGTCCTGGGCGATGATCGGCTTGAGCCCGGGGCGGATCACCTTGACCACCACTTCTTCGCCGGTCTTGAGCTTGGCGGCGTGCACCTGGGCCACCGACGCCGACGCCAGGGGCTCGATGTCGAAGCGGCTGAACACGTCGCTGATCTTCTTGCCCAGCTGCGCTTCGATCAGGGCCACGGACTTTTGCGAGTCGAACGGCGGCACCCGGTCCTGCAGCAGCATCAGCTCGTCGGCAATGTCTTCCGGCAGCAGGTCGCGGCGGGTCGAGAGGATCTGCCCGAACTTGATGAAGATCGGCCCCAGGTCCTGCAACGCCAGGCGCAGGCGTGCACCGCGGCTCAGGTCCAGCGGCTTGCGCGGGAACCAGCGCCAGGGCAGGGCGAAGCGCAGGGCCAGGAGGAACCAGGGCAGGGGCAGGTCGAACAGCAGGTCATCGAGGCGGTAGCGGATCACGACGCGCTGGATGCGCAACAGACGGCGGACGGCAAGCAGCTTCATGCGTTATCGCTTGGGTCAAGGGATCGGGAAAGGCGCTCCAAGCGCGCCTCGAGACGTTCCAGGTCGAGTTTGGCCTGATCCAGCTCGCGAAAGCGCGCTTCGGCTTCACGCTGACCCACCAGGGTCCGCGATTCTTCGGCGAGGAATTCGGCGAGGTTCTGGTTGAGGCTGGCAAATCCTTGCTGATACCAGCGGGCGCGGCTGCGCACATGGCCACTGAACAGCTGGGTGGCCACGGGGCCCAGCCAGCGCGAGAGTTCGTATTCCCAGTCCAGCTCCAGGTCCTGAAGGGTTGCTGCCAGGTCCAGCAGCACGCCGCTATCGCCTTCCAGCTCCACTTCGGGGCCGTGCAGGACCGCGGTCTTGTCCTTGCTCAGGGCCAGGCGCAGCAGGCTCGAGGCCGGTGCGCGCAGGGTGCAGTCCGGGTCCGCGG
The DNA window shown above is from Pseudomonas protegens CHA0 and carries:
- the tatB gene encoding Sec-independent protein translocase protein TatB → MFGISFSELLLVGLVALLVLGPERLPGAARTAGLWVGRLKRSFNAIKQEVEREIGADEIRRQLHNEHILSLEQEARKILAPTQQQPTPVEPVAEQTIHAPGAATVAEAPPASEVPAPLPSTPAPAPTAEPAAPVATPATTAPHDSTLPPRAP
- a CDS encoding twin-arginine translocase TatA/TatE family subunit, producing MGIFDWKHWIVILVVVVLVFGTKKLKNLGTDVGESIKGFRKAMNDDEKPAEPVVPPAAQPVPPVQPQQSAPLNQPHTIDVQAQKVEEPTRKDS
- a CDS encoding phosphoribosyl-ATP diphosphatase translates to MSDTLTRLAQVLEERKDAAADSSYVASLYHKGLNKILEKVGEESVETIIAAKDAAISGDCSDVIYETADLWFHTLVMLAQLGQHPQAVLDELDRRFGLSGHTEKASRPSA
- the hisI gene encoding phosphoribosyl-AMP cyclohydrolase, which encodes MKDWLDQIKWDADGLVPAIAQDHKTGRVLMMAWMNREALSLTAAENRAIYWSRSRGKLWRKGEESGHVQKLHEMRLDCDADVIILMVEQIGDIACHTGRHSCFYRVYEDGEWKTVEPVLKDPHAIYSAGH
- the ubiB gene encoding ubiquinone biosynthesis regulatory protein kinase UbiB, whose amino-acid sequence is MKLLAVRRLLRIQRVVIRYRLDDLLFDLPLPWFLLALRFALPWRWFPRKPLDLSRGARLRLALQDLGPIFIKFGQILSTRRDLLPEDIADELMLLQDRVPPFDSQKSVALIEAQLGKKISDVFSRFDIEPLASASVAQVHAAKLKTGEEVVVKVIRPGLKPIIAQDLAWLFILARAAEKLSADARLLHPVDVVSDYEKTIYDELDLLREAANASQLKRNFEGSPLLYVPQVYWDWCRPKVLVMERIYGIQVTDLATLADQRTDMKMLAERGVEIFFTQVFRDSFFHADMHPGNIFVSTVQPWSPQYIAIDCGIVGSLTPEDQDYLARNLFAFFKRDYRRVAQLHIDSGWVPAETKLNEFEAAIRTVCEPIFEKPLKDISFGQVLMRLFQTARRFNMEVQPQLVLLQKTLLNIEGLGRQLYPDLDLWNTAQPFLERWMRERVSPKAVLGNIHSQIEQLPHLANMTRDLLERMSQPHAADPPAPWHKRKDDWFLRLLGTAHLGGGAVLAAGGPLHELGHWPAGIMIAVGLYLIVRR
- a CDS encoding SCP2 domain-containing protein; the encoded protein is MLLSGLLASVETGINRVLRLDSTALPRLQHLNGKVIAVECRNPALQLFILPSDEGLMLASQWAADPDCTLRAPASSLLRLALSKDKTAVLHGPEVELEGDSGVLLDLAATLQDLELDWEYELSRWLGPVATQLFSGHVRSRARWYQQGFASLNQNLAEFLAEESRTLVGQREAEARFRELDQAKLDLERLEARLERLSRSLDPSDNA